AGATTGGTTTTGTGTATATTAATTGGAAATTATAtcaaatactgtacaatacatcacaaaatatatttgatttatttcttgAATCTAAATTATGTCTAAtacttatatttttattctatttctcaactattattttttgatttaacCAGGGCAGTACGCATTAAAGGTATTTTCCACCCATAGTCCATAAAAGAGTACAtataaattaaatgagaaacaAGGTATTAGCATGTACAGCAACACTAATTTAAAcatgttaatattaataaagaccttgtacaaatgtacaaataaaataatgatagtACGGGTTTGTTTGGTGGCAGACTTGGTCtcagactgaacacacagatgGTCCATCCTGCAGCACCTCATTTTCCCTGTATAAGGTTGacttgatgatgtcacttctCAGAGCTCAAGGCGACTTACATGATGTATATCTCTGTTAACACAGTTATAATAACAATGGTGTCACTGACAGCAGGGAATGCAAGCCTTCCAGTGTTTGTCCTGCCGGTGTGTGTACAGTGACGACAAGGCAGGGCATTAAGATGAGAGCAAATTGAAAGTTAGCCCCACCGTAAACAACACGCAAAACAGGATAGCGGATAGATTATGAATGCATCTAAcgtaaatatgtttttattgttttcttctaGGCAGTCGGTATCTTTGGACTGCTGGTAGAAGCCTACAGCTGTCACCACAGTCaccacaaagcaaaacaaactgagTTTCTGGATGCTGAAAGACACAAAGAATAACTAAATGAGCTccggaaaaaaaacagctttgaatGTTTTGGCTTTCAGCAgtgaaaaaaatttaaatggatGAGCAACCTAAAGTCATCTGTCATTATTTTGATAAACATTTATAAGTGGTATCTAAAAGTGAGGTGAACTGCAATATTTCAGCCTAACCCCCCCTCAGCTTGTGTATCTTTGTACCCACAATAAATCACCTGAACACCAGGAGTGCGATTGGGATCTTCACTTCCTTTATAGACCGACAGTTCTATCTTCTAAGGAGGACCGGTCATTTACAATAAATTTGATGTAAATATGATATGACAGGATATCATCAAACTTCCCTTCGTCTCAAAAATAAGACTGAAGGTTTGGATATGATCCAATTCCCTCTCTGCCATTGCTGCTGTCAGAAAGTTCTATTCAtctactttttcattttctcttgtaACTAGGAGCTGTCAAGGCCTGGGGGCTTTGCCTTGCAGTTTGCTTGGCTATATTTATAATTGGACCCTGTCAACAGTGTCCACTGCATCTCAACTGCGCAGTTTGTTATGGCAGCTACTGTGTACTGATTTCAACACATGCCAGCTGAGAGATGGTTTGTGTGTCATTAATGCGCAACTATAGGTAGGTGCAGACACAATGGTTGCACCCAGGAGTTTGTGGATGGAATGAAAATCATCTAAAAGGGATCAAAGAGGACTCAGTACAGTCAAAGTCAAATTCTTCCAGGCAATAAAAAGCTCTATGCTACACATTAACAGGGGAGCACAGATAAGTGTGTACATCTAATATCTACAAAGGCTAGAATAGATCAAACATACAGAACAGCTGTGTCTGTAGCAATGTACAGTACAATAAATGCCATAGTTGTGTTAGAAGAATCATTTCTTCcaaatttactgacattttatatgaatGTGAAAGTAGTAAAAACACCATATAAAAGCCTGTTTTTGGTAGACAATATTAAATTTTGCATGACTCCCTCTCCATGTTCAACACACTCAAACTCACCCATACACACTATCTATTCTAAAAGATCTGTGATTCTTGTCTGGATGTGCAACAGTGCTTGTCGTGCCAAAATCAAGCCAGCTTTTAATATAATTGAGTCATTTTGACCTGCCCTGCTGTGCTGCACAGTGTCTGTGGGTGTCCTCTTAATCAACACTGGTTCTACAGATGAGTGGTGCAGAGAGACACCGGATCATGACTGGGCTTGTTAAGACTCAGAGGAGAATGCTCTCCTGGGGGAAGTGtctgccacctggaggacctgtGTGATGAGAGAGCAGCATCGCAGGAAATACGACAATGTCTCTGCATGACTCAACTAAATAGAACTTTTGACTCATGATTTAAGAGTGGATCATGGGCTATTTTGCAGGGTGAAATCTATTGAGAGGAGTAGCTGTGCTGTGGCCACATGGACTGCCTGCATTGCATGACCGTCAGATCCCTGCAGTGCTTCCTCGCCATCAGCTCTGGTGGTTATGCATTGCCTCAAACATTAAAAAGCAGCTACAGTGATTTTACTCCATTATGAGTCCATTGCCAAACAATACACAGCATTGTATGGTGGTGCTGCACATGCAATGCAGAACCTGTTGACATAAGAATCTCATGATAGACCTGattttcatttggaaaaaaagatgCCTGgttgaaaatgtgcaaaacatcACCATCAGCGTAAACCACGAGAGGGAGACAAAGCTTTGCTCCTGTCAGATTATCAGTCAAGACTGCTTTATACAGTTGTACTTCCGATTGCTTTTCCTCGTTATTAATAACAGTCTGAAGAGAGAAAATACCTCTGATGTaagaataaatgtatatatttaaaaccACATAGAGAGATTGTGTGCTTTATGCGTCTCAAATGAAATCATTCGAATATATATTGAATTTCTGCTTATACTGCAGGCTTTAAATCATACCTTATGCCAAAACACCACCATATTCACCTCTTTTTTCTTACCTTATCCAACCTGATGAGCCCACGCGGTATCGTTTTGTCTCCCATGAATGACACAAACCATGTCCATTCAAATCCTGACAAACGCATTCCAGCGGAGATATCAACCAATCGGCTTAGAGGAGGGCGTAACTCCTTTTACTCCATCAAAGCAGGAGTATGAAGTTCAGGTTATCAGTGTACAGCTGCTGTGAGAGAATGGTGCACCTTAGTGCCAATAGGTGCGTGATATTATCCAACTCTGATTTACATTCTTGCAACTTTAACCGCTGTATTTAGTTTATCAGGGTGTAGCCTATGCGCAAAGTTCAACGCGTCTCCTCTGCGGGTGTACACTACAAATGGCTTGGATTATTCCCTCGCATCTGCACGGGACCGGCGCTGCTTTGATTCTGCTTGCGGTGATTCTGACAGGTGATGCAGTTGCGCAGGTTTTTGACAGCTATGGATTATCATACGCCTTGAGGTCCGAGCTGTCAGAGGACACGATATTGGTTGCCAATAATGGGATCCGCGTGCCTTTCGGGAGATCAGTCTTCATTGATCCCATCAACGATTTGGTTATCCAAGTTCAGCCTGGTGATAGATGCAGCATAACAGTCCTGGACAATGATCCCTTGTCTCAAAGGCCCGGACACCTGTCTCCGAAAAAGTTTCCGTGTGAATTCGGCCCCAACGACGTGAAGTATTCTCACTTTGGCTCCAGGAGTCCACCGAGGGACAGAGTGAAATTACAACTCAGGTATGACACCCAAACGGATACCATTATAATACCTTTTATGATGGAGGTGGAAGTCATTTTCACACAGTTGGAAGTGCTGACCAAAAACATGCCTCTCACCGTTGAGAAAGTGCTCGGCATAAGTAACCCCATCGATAGAAGAATTTTAGAATTCACCTATGACAGAAGCGCACAACAATGCAAAATCGCCCCTCTCTCCAGTGGCAGCGTGCTGCCCAGGTATGGAAAACTTGTGGATGACGGCAGCCTTGGAACAATGGTGGATTGTGATGAATTCATTAAACTGAACATCCGTTATCAGCACACTTTTGCTTTGAAGTCACCGAACAGAGATTACATTCCAATGCTTGTGGAGTTACATGATAAAGAGGGTAATTTGCTAAAGCAGGAATTCTTCCAAATTTTGGTGAGGATTaaagatggagaggaaaacACAGCTCCTAAACCAAGCTTTGTggcaatgatgatgatggaagtGGACCAGTTTGTAATGACAGCTATAACCACTGATATGCTGGCTGCAGAGGATGTTGAGTCTAATCCTGACGAATTAATTTTCAACATCACATCTCCCCTGTCCTATGAGGAAGGCTACATAGTGAGCACAGATGATAGGAATTTACCAATAACCTCATTTTACCAAGGAGACCTCAAAGACTTGAAAATCGCCTACAAACCCCCTGCTGTGGATTCAGACACTGAGCGGATTTTCCAGATTGAGTTTGAGGTTGTAGACACAGAGGGGGCTGTGTCAGACCCTTTTGCTTTCATGATTGTTGTTAAGCCTATGAACACATTGGCTCCTGTGGTGACTAAAAACACTGGACAGTTACTGTATGAGGGACAGTCCAGACCTCTGTCCAGTTCACAAAATCTGGAAATCAGTGACGAAGATAATTTAGACAAAGTCAAAATAACTGTAATTGATGGACTGAGGCATGGAGACTTAACTGTTCTGGGCTCCAGGAGGAAATTTTTCACCCCTGCTGACCTCAATGCTGGAGTTGTCATTTATCAACATGATGGCAGTGACACATACAGTGATAATATTATTTTCAGAATGACAGATGGCGCAAATGAGGTGGAGTTTCTGTTTCCAATCACTGTTGTTCCAACTGATGATGAGCCTCCTATAATCAATGCCAACACTGGTTTAATTATATTCAAAAACCAAATGATGCCAATCTCTTCACTCATGCTTAGCGCAGCAGACATCGACTCAGAGGATTCTACAATAAAATTCACAATAGAGCCTCCCTTTTCCACAATTGGGCAGGTGCTGCTGCGTCAGTCCGAGGCCCCAGAGGACCCGTCAACCTGGAAGTTTAATACGGAGGATGAAATGTATGAGAAAGTAGTGACTGAATGGCTGCAGCAGGACATAACTGATGGTAAACTGTTTTACAAACACATTGGGCCCCACAGCACCAGCACGGTCATGGATCAATTTGTGTTTAGAGTTCAGGATGACAATGACCCACCAAACCAATCAGGCGAGAGCTCATTCATCATCAAAATTCTCCCAGTTGACGACCTCCCACCTGAACTGTATCCCGGCACAACTCTGCAAATAACTGTGCATGAGTATCAGCTTACTCACTTCCGAAAGAAATTCCTCCGTTATACTGACCTCGACTCAGAGGATCGGGATCTCAAATACACAATCATCCAGCCACCGACGGACACAGATGAGAACAGCCCTGTTGTATTGGGAGCTCTGGTATTAACTGAAAAGCCAAACACTGAAGTCACAACTTTCACTCAGGCACAAATTAACCATCATAAAATAGCTTACAAACCTCCTGATCTCGAGCTTGGAATTACCACTCATGTTTTGCAGTTTAGATACACTGTGGAAGATGTTTCTGGAAATAGTGTAGATGGGGTTTTCACTATATTTTTAAAGCCTGTGGACAACAAGCCACCTCAAATAACCAACTCTGGGTTTACTGTGTTTGAACGTGGCACACATGTCATCACAAGTTCCGAGCTGGACACctctgacacagacacagacagcaaACTGATATCCTTTACTATTACTCAGCCTCCTCTGCATGGCCAGATGCAGTTTACATTCACTGACATGACAAAAGGAGACACTTTCAGCCTAGAGGATATTGGAAATGGTAGAATTTCCTACATCCATAATGGAGATGAATCGACAGTCGATTCAATTCAAATAGATGTCAGTGATGGTGTCCACGTTGTCCCAATTATTATAAAGATTAGTGTGAAGCCTATTGATGATGAGACTCCAACCATCAGTCTCCCGGCTGGCACAATTGGCTCCTTTATAGATGTACTGGAAAATGGGGCAACAGAAATTACAAGTAATGTCATTCAGGGAAGAGATGAAGACACAGACGACCTTCGTTTGACCTTCATTGTGGAGGACCCGCCATCATTTGGTGAAATCCTCGTGAAAGGTGTCCCATCTGGCACGTTCACCCAAGCTGATATCATCAACGGCCTCGTGGTTTATGCCCATACTAGCGGGGAGATAGGCTTGACAACAAAGGAGGACTTTTTCAATCTCACTCTGACGGACATGTCTGATGAGTGGACTGTTGGAGGCAATAAGATCACAGGTGTCAGAGTGCATGTAACTATTCTTCCCTTGGACAGCCAAGCTCCAGAGGTCTTTGTGGGGCCACAGTTCACTGTTGCTGAAGGAGGGAAAAATGTCATTCAAATTCTCTATATAAGCGCTGATGATGTCGACACCCCCAATGATGACCTCCTTTGTACAATCATTGTACAGCCAACTTCAGGATATGTAGAAAACATCTCTCCAGCCCCAGGCTCAGAGAAATCCAGGTCCGGGACAGCTATTAGTGCTTTCACCATCAAGGACATCAGACAGAATCACATTTACTATGTTCAAAGCATTCACAAAGGAGTTGAGCCAGTGGAGGACAGGTTTACATTCAGATGCTCTGATGGCATCAATTTCTCTGAAAGGCATTTTTTCCCTATCTCCATAATCCCCTCTAATGATGAAAAGCCTGAGATTTACATGAGAGAGTTTGTAGTTATGGAGGGCATGAACATAGTTATCGACACCCCCATTCTGAATGGTGCTGATGCAGATCTCCCCTCTGATCAGCTCACATTTATTATCACCAAACCCCCCAAGCATGGATTTATTCTGAATCAGCTCACTACCGGTACTGTCCCTGTCTCTAACTTCACCTTGGATCAGATCAAGGAGGCCTCCAGCATTGTGTATGAGCATGATGACTCGGAAACCACAGAGGACAGCTTTGATATTGTTCTTACAGATGGAAAGTTCAGTGTGGAGAAAACAGTAATAGTTATGATTATTCCCGTGGATGACGAAACCCCGAGGATGGCAATCAATGATGGCCTTGAAATTGAGATAGGTGACGTGAAAGTCATAAACAGCAACGTTTTAAAAGCTACTgatctggactctgaggatagCACGTTAACTTACATCATTCGCTATGGGCCTGGTCAGGGGTATTTGCAGAAAACAATGCCTTCTGGGACATTGCAAAATATCACTGTCGGGATGAACTTCACACAGAACGAAGTGGACCAGGGTTTGATTGTGTACATTCATAATGGGCAAGAAGGCATTCGTGACCTCATCAAATTTGATGTGACAGATGGTATTAACCCTTTGATTGACAGATACTTCTATGTCACAGTGGGTGGCATTGACATGGTTTTCCCAGATGTAATCAGTAAAGGGGTATCCCTTAAAGAGGGTGGCAGGGTTTCTCTGACAACAGACCTGCTCAGTACCAGCGACCTTAACAGCCCAGATGAACACTTGGTTTTTACAATCACCCGAGCTCCAATGAGAGGACATCTTGAGTGCACAGACACACCTGGGATGCCCATCTCATCCTTCACACAGCTCCAGCTGGCCGGCAACAAAATCTACTACATCCACACTTCTGACGATGAAGTGAAAATGGATAGCTTTGAATTTGAAGTGACTGATGGCTACAACCCTGTGTTCCGCACTTTCCGCATCTCCATCACTGATGTAGACAATAAAAAGCCTGTGGTGACAGTACACGGCCTGGTggtgacagagggagaaaacaaaCTCATCACGCCTTTTGAGCTAACAGTGGAGGACAGAGACACTGTTGACCGCCTCTTGAAATTCACAGTCACTCAAGTCCCAGTTCATGGTCGCCTGCTCTTCAACAACACCCGGCCTGTCACCTCCTTCACAAAGCAGGACCTGAATGAGAACATGATCAGCTACAAGCATGATGGCACAGAGAGTGCTGAGGACAGTTTCTCCTTCACTGTCACTGATGGCACTCACACAGACTTTTATGTCTTCCCTGATACAGCATTTGGGACTCGAAAACCCCAAATGATGAAGATTATTGTCCTCCCAGTGGATAATGGAGTACCGCAGATTGTGGTGAACAAGGGTGCCCCAACATTGCGGGTTCTAGAGACTGGTCACCTTGGGTTTGTGATCACCAGTAAGACTCTTaaagcagaggacagagacagcATTCAGGATTCTGTGACCTTTAGGATTAGCGTTGCCCCAGAGCATGGCTACCTGATCAACCTCGGCAAAGGAAATGCCACTATCACCACCTTCACACAGGGTAAGAGAGCAGCATTTCAATCAGCTTTTTAATCTTGTGACATTCTCTTAGACTTGTAATCTATTGCATAGGTATTTTAACCCACACTCTTTTACATTTACCCACTCTGCTAAATGTACTCTTCTCTGCTGCCAGAAAAATGTTGACTTCAAATATCAAAGTTTTTGTTTCAACTCAAGAGACTGCCTGTTTACAGAGACGAAGTATGCCAGTGCCTCAGGCTGACCAGATCTCACTAGAGGAGTGCATTTTTCAAACAGTACCTAATGTATCTCACTCTGGGAGAGAACCAATGGTGATTTGTACATTACCAGAGTAATATTTTGCAACAGAAGACAAGGGAATTACAGACATAATGATAGATAATGTGAACATGTAAAGATGTTAAAGGGAGAGTGCATGGTAGTCTCACAGCGGAACACTGAGAGACATGAGTACAGAAGTTACAGTGCACATCAGTGTATTCCTTGCTTTTATTTACAGAGTCACTGTGAGATGATTTCCCCAAGAGGCCTGTTCAATATTTCAAGAGTTCTCACAagagtaaacagacagtaaataaAGACACTACTTGCTGGGCATTTGAAAATTGTGGCTATGTATTTTATGCAATGGTCCCTTTGAAGGGAAATGTTTTGACATCAAATATTGAAGATAGCAAGGACTGTAAACTTCACACTTCTTCTAGATCCAGGGATATAAAGAACCCTGTCTACCAACACATGGGATGACAAACAGACCACAGTGATGTAGCCCCAAGAATCAAGCTTCTCTTAATGTTCAGTATCATTCAGGAGTCTAATAGATATACAGCTCTTGTTACCAGGCAGTTTCTCATTTCAAATTCCCCTCGACACTGTGCAGCGTGAACATTTCATCACATAACCTCAGCTTTTTTCTTAAAGCAGGGCTCAGGGGTGGTTACTGACATTTAAGTCAAATAAAATTATGGGAATTTTTACAGGTAGGATATCATGGATATTAATATGAATTTATCTATTTTTCAGCTGAAATTGATGACATGAACATATGTTATGTTCTGAGAGACGGCGACAATGCTACAAATGACATCTTCTATTTCTCAATTGAAGACAATGGTAAgttactttatttaaacatgCCTTCTTTAAGTTATACTCAGTTGAAAGCACAACATTATGGTTGAAATGATTCCTTGTTATGATGATTTTGGAGGAtgaaatattgaattatgtACACTGTCTCAAGATTAACTTGAAACTCAGCTTTCTCTAAAAGGGAAAGGAGCAGCTTGCATGCACCTTTATAATGTGTCTAATTTAGCAGAGTTATTAAGCAAAAGTTGTGCACAAATTGGAGAGATTTCCAGAagaattcacacattttcttgtttcagCATGGGCAAATGGGAAAATAGGCatgcagtgaagaagaagccaggaaaagtaaaaaatacGCTTTTTATAGATAGCTTTTGGATCTATCATGCTCTGTTGATTTCCACTCAACCAACAGCAAAAAATTTGAATGTCACAGTTGCCATGCTTATTAACCTTGTATCTGAACATTCATTGTAGTCTTACTGTGCAGTAGAGACTACGCAGCTCAGTCTTATAACACCCcgtccattattttttcatgCAAGGGCCTCCTGATTTAGAAAGTAATGATTGATTTAGCAAGTAAGTAATTAGTAGAACAATTAGCGAAGACTTCTTTCTACATGTAATCATGCACAGGCTCAATGAATGGTTTGAGGCAATCATGCCGGTGTTGTCGATTAGCAGAAGCAGCGTGCCTGACAGTGTGTCCTTTCTGCTACCCTTCAGTGGTGATAAGTGAGCACAAAGGACCTCTCTAATAGGGGCCCTCTTTTCCCACAAGCACCTCAGTGGGCCCCTGTACACATTTTCTCATCTCTCGACTAGAGACTAATCTGTGGCTTCAATTGAATAATAGACAGTTGAACATCAATGCTAAACAGGTGGATGCGGTGCTAATGGGTGATGACTAAAATGCAGGGGGCAACTCCTTATTAGGAGGCGATACTGTACGACATTGTTTTACCTGAGCTGCTGGCAAGTGTTGAGCCCATGCAGAGCTCTTTTGTTGCTATTGGCTCAACTGGGGATCTCAcagggtctctctctctctgtctctctctgtcactgtctctctttctaGCTTGCTCGATGCTTGAtgacatatttgtattcaaCACTGGTAGTTTATCTTCCATAACTGGCAATTAGATTTGCTTTTTACACTCCCTACAATCTTTTACATTGCTTTTAGACTTGATAAGTGGATTCAAAACAAcatatgtctttattttgttctcTGTCATAGTTATGCACTCAAACCAAAACATGAAATTGCAACAGTCAGACACATCATACATCTCTAAAACGTCTTTGACGTGGGAATTGTGCTTCATGGTGGCACCTTAATGGCTTGACAAATTGATGAAGAGTCATGTTGGATGACCCATCCATAAGGACTCAACACGTACTGCACTGCAGCTTGCGAAGCAGTCagtgaaggttttttttaataagatttAAGCTGTGCTGGTGGCTGCCCTAAATCCCCAGACAGAGCCTTCAGCTCTTTGAACAGTCATGTCGGGGAGGAGC
This region of Thunnus maccoyii chromosome 6, fThuMac1.1, whole genome shotgun sequence genomic DNA includes:
- the frem2b gene encoding FRAS1-related extracellular matrix protein 2b — its product is MAWIIPSHLHGTGAALILLAVILTGDAVAQVFDSYGLSYALRSELSEDTILVANNGIRVPFGRSVFIDPINDLVIQVQPGDRCSITVLDNDPLSQRPGHLSPKKFPCEFGPNDVKYSHFGSRSPPRDRVKLQLRYDTQTDTIIIPFMMEVEVIFTQLEVLTKNMPLTVEKVLGISNPIDRRILEFTYDRSAQQCKIAPLSSGSVLPRYGKLVDDGSLGTMVDCDEFIKLNIRYQHTFALKSPNRDYIPMLVELHDKEGNLLKQEFFQILVRIKDGEENTAPKPSFVAMMMMEVDQFVMTAITTDMLAAEDVESNPDELIFNITSPLSYEEGYIVSTDDRNLPITSFYQGDLKDLKIAYKPPAVDSDTERIFQIEFEVVDTEGAVSDPFAFMIVVKPMNTLAPVVTKNTGQLLYEGQSRPLSSSQNLEISDEDNLDKVKITVIDGLRHGDLTVLGSRRKFFTPADLNAGVVIYQHDGSDTYSDNIIFRMTDGANEVEFLFPITVVPTDDEPPIINANTGLIIFKNQMMPISSLMLSAADIDSEDSTIKFTIEPPFSTIGQVLLRQSEAPEDPSTWKFNTEDEMYEKVVTEWLQQDITDGKLFYKHIGPHSTSTVMDQFVFRVQDDNDPPNQSGESSFIIKILPVDDLPPELYPGTTLQITVHEYQLTHFRKKFLRYTDLDSEDRDLKYTIIQPPTDTDENSPVVLGALVLTEKPNTEVTTFTQAQINHHKIAYKPPDLELGITTHVLQFRYTVEDVSGNSVDGVFTIFLKPVDNKPPQITNSGFTVFERGTHVITSSELDTSDTDTDSKLISFTITQPPLHGQMQFTFTDMTKGDTFSLEDIGNGRISYIHNGDESTVDSIQIDVSDGVHVVPIIIKISVKPIDDETPTISLPAGTIGSFIDVLENGATEITSNVIQGRDEDTDDLRLTFIVEDPPSFGEILVKGVPSGTFTQADIINGLVVYAHTSGEIGLTTKEDFFNLTLTDMSDEWTVGGNKITGVRVHVTILPLDSQAPEVFVGPQFTVAEGGKNVIQILYISADDVDTPNDDLLCTIIVQPTSGYVENISPAPGSEKSRSGTAISAFTIKDIRQNHIYYVQSIHKGVEPVEDRFTFRCSDGINFSERHFFPISIIPSNDEKPEIYMREFVVMEGMNIVIDTPILNGADADLPSDQLTFIITKPPKHGFILNQLTTGTVPVSNFTLDQIKEASSIVYEHDDSETTEDSFDIVLTDGKFSVEKTVIVMIIPVDDETPRMAINDGLEIEIGDVKVINSNVLKATDLDSEDSTLTYIIRYGPGQGYLQKTMPSGTLQNITVGMNFTQNEVDQGLIVYIHNGQEGIRDLIKFDVTDGINPLIDRYFYVTVGGIDMVFPDVISKGVSLKEGGRVSLTTDLLSTSDLNSPDEHLVFTITRAPMRGHLECTDTPGMPISSFTQLQLAGNKIYYIHTSDDEVKMDSFEFEVTDGYNPVFRTFRISITDVDNKKPVVTVHGLVVTEGENKLITPFELTVEDRDTVDRLLKFTVTQVPVHGRLLFNNTRPVTSFTKQDLNENMISYKHDGTESAEDSFSFTVTDGTHTDFYVFPDTAFGTRKPQMMKIIVLPVDNGVPQIVVNKGAPTLRVLETGHLGFVITSKTLKAEDRDSIQDSVTFRISVAPEHGYLINLGKGNATITTFTQAEIDDMNICYVLRDGDNATNDIFYFSIEDNGGNKLRDQQFRLNWAWISLEKEHYVVDEEVKFLEVVLKRRGYLGETSFVSIGTKDGTAEKDKDFRGKSQKQVQFNPGQTTATWKVRILSDNEYEVSETFQIVLSEPVMAALEFPEVATVEILDPDDESTVFIPSAVYNIEEDIGELLIPVRRSGDVTQELMVICYTQQVSATGTVPTTVLSYSDYISRPEDHHSILRFYKGEVEKSCRVVIIDDSLYEDEESFNVTLSMPMGGRLSSEFPTARITIIPDMDDAPVFYFGNTDYHVDESDGFVEVQVWRTGTDLSKGGTVTVRSRKTDPVSAEAGVDYVGISRNLDFAPGVTMQTFRVAILDDLGQPVLEGPEKFELVLRMPMNGILGEPNKATILINDSVSDLPKVQFRDAVYVGNENSGQISATVYRSGDISYKSTVRCYSRQGTAQVMMDFNERPNTDASIITFLPGEIEKPCVLVLVDDTEHEEEEELRLVLGSPKSESPFGASIGGQNETLIKIKDDADKSIIKFGETKFSVNEPKESGQVSVVKILVLRVGDTSKVSVVRVHTKDGSATSGEDYHPISEEIVFKEGDTEHYVEVEILYDGVREMREAFTVHLKPDENMVAETKMSKAIIYIEETSSMADVTFPSVPRVVSLLHYDDIDRTKDSLPVAGYPVICVTACNPKHPDYDKTGSICVSENINNTLTRYRWLVSAPTGSDGVTSPMREADFDTFFTTSKLITLDSVYFQPGSRVQCAARAVNSNGDEGLELSSPIVSISMDEGMCQPRVVGTVGAEPFSAKLRYTGAEDTDHPNLIKLTVTMPHIDGMLPVVSTRSLSNFELTLSPDGTRVGNHRCSNLLDYAEVKTRYGFLTEATKNPEVIGETAPYQYSTSLRGSSTLRFYRNLNLEACLWEFTSYYDMSELLSDCGGNIGTDGQVLNLVQSYVTLRVPLYVSYVFHSPVGAGGWQHFDLQSELRLTFVYDTAILWRDGIGSPPEAELQGALYPTSMRINDQGRLVVNFRTEARFRGLFVFAHPASALTSMVMCADHPGLTFNLSLVRNEPTYNQPIQQWTFVSDFAVRDYSGTYTVKLVPCTSPPSLEYTIPPVCNPREPLTFDLDIRFQQVSDPVAAEFSLNTQMILLSKRTLWLSDGSMGFGQESDTAFSQGDSIYGRVMVDPVQNLGDSFICNIEKVFLCTGADGYVPKYNPSNFEFGCLADAPSLLYRFKIIDKAQPETQAKSFGNVAFNAFLAVDDPGALALVRQPGSDGFRLDSSALFQVSAGREWYIHTIYTVRSRDNANRGIGKRSLEYHVLSQHTNVLPKGQNRSRRSANDVPDVIEEIGVNNNRGTNILHIALDRSSQRRTSPEREIFTKGIIPRELNQKDNSDDRLVLIIGIFVGLLLTVLIIIVAVLLVRSKREKKEVPTSSSSAEPMMTQGLSNSDSSEV